Genomic window (Arachis hypogaea cultivar Tifrunner chromosome 13, arahy.Tifrunner.gnm2.J5K5, whole genome shotgun sequence):
AGAATTGTGATTTCATTTGTTTAATTAGGAATTGTGTGGATAATCTTTCTTTCAACTATGCTAGAATGGTGCTACATTTTCATATGGTTTATTATTCTGTTTGGTCACCATATTTAATTGATGTTTGCAACTTTGATCAATGTTTGTTCTATACCAGTTTAGTTTCGATTGTTTATTAGTTGGTGATATCAATGGATAAGTGGTTGGTGGAAGAGTTCTTGTGAGTGTCAAACGGTGGATGGATATGTCTTTTGTTGATATGTCCTCGGATATCAATTTCAGGGGAAAGAATCTGTAAACATTATTCAAGTAGAGGACGATGCAATGGCAGTGAATAATGAGGTGTGAAATATTCTTTATTTTGCTGAATAAAGAAGcgaggtattttttattttaattagttgagTACTTTTTGTGttgaatgatattttttttgaatggcTTTGTAGTTACCCGATCACACTAGAATTCCAATAGATGAAATTTCGTACGTAGGATTGAGATTTGTTTCCTTGCAGCGGGCACAAGAGTTTTATTCTAATTATGCAAAGAAAGTTGGCTTCGTGACTAGGATTAGGAATACCAACTTTGACAAGACCAGGACGGATTCAAAGATACCCATTAACCAATTGTTACACTGTAGTCGTGAAGGTTATCGGGAGTCTCGAGTGAAGGCAGCAACTCGGGTAAAGAGAATAACAACAGCTGAATGCAAAGCAAGGATGTACGTGATGCTTGATAGGCAGCAGGATAATTGGATGGTCTCCACATTAGAACTGAAGCACACCCACCTGTGTTCTACCAAGCAAGTTATGCATTACACTGAGTACAGGGAACTGACCATGCATGCCAAGTGTGTGATTCAGAACAACGATGAGGCTGGCATACGGCCCAACAAGACTTATCTCGCACTGGCGAACGAGGTTGGTGGCTCGTCGAATTTAGGTTACTCAGAAAAGGATGTGAGGAACTACATTACGAGCAATCTGCACTGTGCTGATGGAAACGCAGATGTGAAGGAAATGATTAGCTATTTCATGCGAATGAAAGATATCAACCCGAATTTCTTTTATGCAGTTGATGTAGACGAAGCTAACAAGTTTAAAAGTGTGCTCTGGGTAGATGCAAGATGCAGGGCTTCCTATGAATATTATGGTGACGTGGCATCGTTTGATACAACGTACAGTAAAAATAAGTATGTTAGTATATTTTGCCTCTATTCAAAGGTTTAATGAATTTCACATTTAGCATGCTTTTGTTAATTTTGGCTAGATTTATTATAGGCACGGACTTCCATTTGCATCTTTTGTTGGTGTCAACCATCACGGCAAGTCCACTCTGCTCAGATGTGCTTTGCTGGAAAATGAGGAAATTCGTAGCTTTGAGTGGGCCTTTAAGCAATGGTTGAGGTGCATGGAATCTCCCCCACAGGCCATCATCACGGACCAGTGCAAATCCATGTTTGGTGCTATTAGGAATGTCCTTCCAGATACTCACCACCAATGGTGCATATGGCACATAATGAAGAAGATACCGCATAAGCTTGGAGGATATGCTCGGTACAGAGAAATAAATGATAGAATGCATGGCACTGTTTGGAATGCCAGGTCTGTGGAATCTTTCGAGAAGGATTGGTCTGCATTCATTGCTGAGTTTAACTTAGAGCAAAACAGATGGCTATCAGGTTCGTTCTGTATTGTGCTCTTATATTCTTCTTTTATAGTAGGTTTTTTATGGAAGCTTTTTCTTGAAAATACTTAGTTCACTAAGTCTGTAGGTGTGTGTTGTGATGTAGCTAATTGTTCATTATAGTGATTATTACTTTTTTTCTGTTGGTTTTGTAGACCTTTATGACGAACGTCAAATGTGGGTTCCAATCTATTTTCAAGGTGAATTTTGGGTAGGTATGATAAGTACTCAACGAAGTGAGAGTATGCATGCCTTTTTCGGTGGTTACTTGCATTGCAAGAGTGGACTGGTTCAGTTCGTGCATGAGTATGACAACGTGCTTGGGAACAAGGAGCAGAAGGATCTGGAAGATGATGCTGCAGACTCTAAAGGAGTTGTCCCCTGTTCATCAAGTTCTACAATTGAAAGACAATTTCAGCGTGAGTACACAACCTCTAAGTTTAGTATTTACTTGCCTTCTTTAGTATTTACTTTTTTCCACTTATCTTTTGACAAAGTATTCAGGTTTTTTATTTAACTCACATTTTTAAGCTGAGGATATATCATTACTTAATGAGTTTTTTGATATTAGGCTGCATTTCTTAATATTACGGTTACTATCCAAAAAAAGGTGTGAGTTATGCCTCATAATGAATCAATTAGGACTTCATTGAAACCTTCATGCTATCGTAACTTAAAAATATATCGACATGTATAAGACACATCCATGCTAAGACAACTTCGGAGAAGTCACGATGAAATTAGGCAGTAGCATGGAAGACACATCTGCGATTACATGCAAAGACCAGAAAAAAACACATTCTTATAACACACGTATGGTATTAGACACATCCATATATACCTAGACACATCCAAGGAAAATATAGAAGACACATCTGTGGTTAACAAGCCACATCCAAACAAACACA
Coding sequences:
- the LOC112733063 gene encoding protein FAR1-RELATED SEQUENCE 5-like encodes the protein MSTDQAIYEEASYSTAYDDSDQYNSCDVNVPSISEDDTQHVDKGKESVNIIQVEDDAMAVNNELPDHTRIPIDEISYVGLRFVSLQRAQEFYSNYAKKVGFVTRIRNTNFDKTRTDSKIPINQLLHCSREGYRESRVKAATRVKRITTAECKARMYVMLDRQQDNWMVSTLELKHTHLCSTKQVMHYTEYRELTMHAKCVIQNNDEAGIRPNKTYLALANEVGGSSNLGYSEKDVRNYITSNLHCADGNADVKEMISYFMRMKDINPNFFYAVDVDEANKFKSVLWVDARCRASYEYYGDVASFDTTYSKNKHGLPFASFVGVNHHGKSTLLRCALLENEEIRSFEWAFKQWLRCMESPPQAIITDQCKSMFGAIRNVLPDTHHQWCIWHIMKKIPHKLGGYARYREINDRMHGTVWNARSVESFEKDWSAFIAEFNLEQNRWLSDLYDERQMWVPIYFQGEFWVGMISTQRSESMHAFFGGYLHCKSGLVQFVHEYDNVLGNKEQKDLEDDAADSKGVVPCSSSSTIERQFQRCIS